The segment TGCCTCGGTCGTTACGACGCTCTCTGATTGGTCCGCTTGATTTGAATTCTAAGGCAGCGCAGCAAAGCATCTTGGGAAAAACGGTGCaaaaacagccaatcactgaCCGAGAAAGTCACGTTCCGCcatgtgattggctgaatgGCTATTGTTGGTCGCTGACTACAGTACTGACGGGAAATGTAGTCAGAGTGGGATTTAATCAAACAGTTGATGAAGAGGGAGTTCTGCTCATTTAATGGCTGTCGAGAAAAGGTTTTTAAGCTctatactcaagtaaaagtcgAGATATCACTGTAAAAAATACCCAGTGCAACTTTAACTAAAACATTCAATGCTATTTAACATTCTAAAATACATATTGTAGCCTACTGAAGTATTAAAAGTGAAAGTACTCATAAGAATCTAGCCTACTGGTTTTCAGTGGTAAAATGTAGCATACATCCTCTCAAGCACAATTTGAGGTGGTATTTCAATTTCAACACTACCTTATACTCCACTACATATTGGTCGGAAATATACAGTGTacaatttatttaatcatttatttgacagctgtaaaTACAAGTTACTCCTCAGATGTAGCCTATTAAACCTATGAACTTATGAAATGATGatatatttaaagtttattaaCTGGATCTTAACcaaatacaacattaaaatgttgcctTTATACACCCATGtgatccaataatataatatgtgaTAACACTGAAGGGGTTATTCTGCCACATAATGAGTAGGCTTCTTTCACTTTCGATCCTTTCTAAGTATTTTGCTAATagtacttctgtacttttaatTAAGTTACATTTCTAAATGCAGGGCATTTAGTGCTTAATAGAGTTTTAAAATTGTAGTATTCCTACTTTCATTTAAATAAGAGGTACCCCTTCCACCATCGCTGCATTTCAGTATGAACATTTTGAATagtgttgatttgttttctcaTCATTGAGTGGCAGCATTTCACAAAATACAATGTGAAGAGCACATGGTTATCTTGCATATCTTCAAACCTACCGCTAGCTTTGACTTGTACAACACTAGCCGACCACCACTCCTACTCCCTCTACTTTTGTCTTTAGCATATTAGATTGTTATTTAGCTAATatgttgtctttgtttctttcttattgtcTCTCTTTGTTCCTTAtcagtctctctcacacacagactccccttctttatttttccctttACAGTTAAGGTTTGGCTCATGCTCTTGTCTGTGCTTCCTTGTTCATagatataaaacacacatacaataacttaataataaatcattatGTCATGTTTTTCATCATTGTTGTTTCAGATTATCTTAAACTCCTAAAATAGCTTTTTGCTTTATAGGCTACTTGAAATAAGAGCAGGTATCAAGTCGAAGTGCATACAGAGGGTTATGACCTGCTTTTAGCAGTAGTTTTCAGTGGAGGATGATTTCATCAaagtaaaaaacatattttttcaccaagggaacatacacatacatagcATTTCTTTCCTATATAACTACATCACTATATATTGTCCACGGTATATTGTCATACAGTGTTATTTTACATAATActgtatgaaatatataatcATACTATCGTGTTTATCTATATAGTCTCAGGAAATAGAATATATACATATGGTTTAGATCTCATTTACTCCTGATGCAGTAAAACGACCCAAATGGTCCATGTCTTATAGTGCTCACTCGAGTTCACCCGCAAATACCAGACACACTGTATGTAATTTATGTGACtgtatttctatttctgttgattttttttaacttgttacTTCAAAATGACCTATATgtccttttgtttcttctttttgatCCAGTTTGTCAGTCTCTTATTgttcttttccttctttatatgactgaaaaaatgtattcaagGAATCCAGTTTCTTTGTATTCTGTACTTGTGCAAATGACAAATAAAGTCACTTGAACTTGATGTTGTTTGACTTCTTTCTCACAGCATACAGTACTAAAGTCATGTAGCTTATTCCACTCACTCTATTAAAAGATAGTGCTCCAACAGTACAATGTTGTTAGCATCAGCCTGGCATgtctaaaaaacataaaacagatgtaTTATCGTGTTACATCAGCAGTATTGGGAACATCTTTCTCAGTGCAGCACACAATTTCAGGGGCCTCATCTATATTTTACCAATGAATGTGCTCCCGGAAGCActactcctcttcctcactaATGATTTTGTGCCCAAAGGAGtgttatatttgttttcagtagCACATTATTATTGGAGCTGAAAGGAGGATATGACTAAGTAGAGGAAGATAAGAGGCAAATAAGTGGATGTGGAGTGgacagatgaatgaaaagagaaagacatCTGTGGGTTTGTTTATCCTCTTTGTTCCATTTGAcatgatgagtgtgtgtatgtgtgtgtttaacatcCAAAATAGCATGATGTGGCTTTATGCTGAGAGAGGAGCTATTTTTATAAAGCAGCATCTAAATTTTATCTGCATATATCAGCTGAGGTTAACAATAGAAGCATGACGTTCATCTTTATcagaataaagaagaaagaatgagAGTATATGGCTGCatggatttatttattgagccatgataacaatttaaaaatgtgaattatgGTATTACATGTCTTATTTGAGAATTAGTGTTGAACATTGTCAAAGGGTTGATGGTgcaattattaataataataataacaataaattttattaatatagcacttttcttaacaatgttacaaagtgctttacaaaagaaaataaaaccaacaaggCAGATAAAATAAGCAAAGAGGAACAAAGAGGTAAAGGCAGAAGTACATAGTAACAATAGAAGATGCacaacaatagtaataataggaCAATAGAATGCACAGgagtaaaataatgataaaaaataagataaaataacatcaattaATAGGTGTAAAAAACAGTAatgaaaacatatcaaacatttccaaaagctttcacaaagaaaaaagttttaagacGAGTTTTAAAAGAAGCTAGAGACCTAATGTGTCAGTGGGCAAGGAGTTCCAGAGAGTGGGGGACTCTGACAGCAAAAGCCCGACCATCCTTTGTCACAAGCTGTGACCTGGGAATGACCAACAGGGCTCCATCTGTGGATCTTAAGGGTCGAGAGGGCACATACCAGTTCAGTAGTCCAGATATGTAACTGGGAGCAAGGCCGTTTAATGCCTTAAAGGTAAgtaataagattttaaaatcaatatgaaggctaactgggagccagtgcagGGAGGCAAGCACAGGGATGATGTGCTCATATCTTTTTGTCCCAGTAATGAGAcgagcagcagcattttggaccagCTGGAGACGGTGAAGGGAGCCCTGGCTAATACCTGAATAAAGTGCGTTGCAATAGTCGAGTCGAGAATATATAAAAGCATATATACTTTTTTGAAGATCagcaaaagataaaaatgaccTAATTTTAGAGATGATCTTCAACTGGTAAAAACACAACTTTCGACTTGATTCTCAAAACAGAGGTTGGAGTCAAATATGACCCCCAGATTCCTAGAAGCCTGTGTAATGATTAGGGGACCAATCATCACAAAGTTGCTGGGCAGAATCCCTGGAGGCACCATAATCAATCCTCAAACGATGTGCATGTTTTACGCTCACTGTAAATACACCTGGGTCCAACTTTTCTGTATTTCATGCCTCTAAGTCCTTCAGCTGACAGGGCAGTCAGGGATGAGTGAGATTTAATGAGACCCTAAGAACTTTCTCTTTACTAAATACAGCTTTGAAAtcactaaaaaataaaaggcgAAGTTGAACTTTGGTCAAAGATCCTCTAAACTAGGCACACTGAGCAGGACTGAGGTGGGGGCAGCAAAGTTTCATAAtttcattgatatttttcaaaagGAACAAAAATCTTTAGAATGAATTATACTCACTCTTTCATTGGAGGAAATAAACTCAGTTTAGGTTTCGTTATTCAGATTGAAATGTATGGATTGAACATATGAAACAGCAGACAATATCacaataatgtattttattgacaaaagataaaaaatgtacacaaaaatGTGAATCACATGGGATACAGATGTGGGTATATCCCATATGCCAGTTGAGTCTCTCATTAAACAGTGAGGGCTGTCTGATGTTGATTATTTCGGagacatattttcatattgtccTCTTTCCACCTCTGTAGACTAACTGTCTTGACCAGCAACATATGCACGAGCAGTCCAGCTGCAGAGTCCTTATAGGCATAGAAATGTTCCTATGACAGGATACAGCTGTTGTTCTTCTTCAGTGGTGGTCTTTTCTTGACCGCCGGTCTGGGCAGCGTGTCTCTGCGCCTCCCCACCGCAGGGCTCAACCCGTGCGGCAGGTTCACCTGTTGCAGCAGCGCGCTGAACACCCCGACCGTGTTGGAACCGGTGCGCGCGGACGCCTCCACGAAGTTGGCGTCCCACTCACCCTCCACCGTGGTCATGACATCAACTGCAAGCAGAACCCGGCCTTCGGTCTCGGTCAGATCAGCCTTACTGCCGACCACGGTGATGAGCGAGCTCTTGTCGCCCCTCAGCTGCAGAATCTCGTCGCGCAGCCGCCGCACTTCTTCGAACGACCCCGGGTCGTCCACCGCGTACACCAGGGCGAAGGCGTCACTGTGTCGGATGCAGAGCTCACGCATAGCCGGGAAGGAGTAACTGCCGCTCGTGTCCAAGACCTCCAGATGCATCTTCCCGGAGCTCGCAGTGTCGTACTCCAGCACGTGAAGCTCCTCGACTGTGCGCGTGTACTTGTGCTCGAAGCTTTGGTGGAGGAAACGGCGGATGAGCGCGCTCTTCCCGACCCCCGCTGCCCCGAGGAACACCAGCCGGACCGTATTGCGACGCTCGGACGGAGACATGCTGATCTGACGAGTGTGTCCCGGAGCGAGCAGCTGTCCCCTCCAGAGAAGATGCGGTGGATCCTGCAGCCTCCGGTGCTGTCAGACGCTCTGCACTCCTCCACGAGCACGTATGTGAATTTATAGGCTGGGCAAATCTGCTCTCCACCAATAAGAGCCCTCTCTCTGCGTGAATGAAGGTAAGGGAGGAACACCCAAATAGCAGATCAAATTGAGACTGCAGTTAAATTAAAGACCAGCATGAGCAGCATGTAGACATAAATCAATTGTATGCCTTTCATCGGTAAGCCTAAATCAACAGTCACGTGCATTTGTTTTCAGCACCAATGAGTCAGGGAGGTTTACACAAGTTCATTAGAAACctggaaaacaaatgaatacgTGAGAAATTATTAGTCCGGTAGTTTCCACATCATGTTTGCTAATGTGTTcatcatattcatatttgagtATATACATGGATTTCTCAGCTTAACAAATACTTTCATTATGGTTGAAGAATTCAGATTCTTGACTGCTTTCAATTTTTTATTTGGGCTGAGGAACAGTAAAAATagagtaaaatacattttgcaggaAGTGTTAGGTTATTAATATTGCATGTAGCCTATTATGGTTATATTGCATCACTGAGTAGCTAAATGGGATTTTAATGCTGTTGAGATGAAGTTAATTCTAACTACATTACTCACTGTTGGGTAGTTTCACCTATAATTCCCAAATAGGGGTACTTTGGGGGTAATTCTGCATTTACAAGGGGGTACTTGGAAATATTGTGTAGTAACTCAGctactctgaaaaaaaaactatgattaTAGCTGTCATTcatgcagcatgacaatgaccccaaacatacagccagagtcataagACCTTCCTTTagtgacaagaagaagaagaagagggagtcctgcaacagatcACATggcatcatggagtcagtctgggattacatgaaatgacggaagcagctgagacgcctaaatccacagaagaactttactttggcaacttctccaagatgcttgAGACAACCTACCTGCCAAATACCTTGGAAAACTGTGTGCACGTGCACCGAGAACCGGTTCTGGTTTACTGGCAAAGTggtcacaccaaatattgattcgatttaagtttcttctgtttacttcaCTTTGTATGAAggtaattgataaataaaaaatatttatggcATTATTCTTTTTAAAGCATCATCACTTTACtttagtgcctaaaacctttgtacagtatatatagtatcTATATCAACATATTTGTGTTCAGGATGAAAGTAACAACATAATTAATATATAGCTGTAGTATGTAGCTGTCAAACAAATGCAGTGGAGTAATATGTGCATGTTccttgagtaaatatacttaatGACTCTCCATCACTGATGCTACTTTATTGCCAAGTCATAACTGACCTACTTTGCATCATCAGACCTCAATATGTATCACCAGTCAAACTCCACATCACAAGTAAGTACGGCTGGTCAAGATCGCCAACCGTACATGGTGACCTTCAAGGAAAATAcctttgttttgcatttttttggcTCATTTCCCTCATTGGTTTCACTCTTGGTCCATTATCCCCACATGGCTTTGTCATCATCTTCCTAGAAGCCCAAAGCCTGAAGTCTGGCAGTCATAAAGGGATGGTcagtcatgcacacacaaccaAGATACAGACACGTGCAGTCATATTTACACTTGGCATGAGTCACGGAAGGTTTCTCTCCAACAAAGAGCTGCTGTTTGACACAAACAGGGATattgtatacacacatactgctGCAC is part of the Thunnus albacares chromosome 3, fThuAlb1.1, whole genome shotgun sequence genome and harbors:
- the rasd3 gene encoding RASD family member 3; the encoded protein is MSPSERRNTVRLVFLGAAGVGKSALIRRFLHQSFEHKYTRTVEELHVLEYDTASSGKMHLEVLDTSGSYSFPAMRELCIRHSDAFALVYAVDDPGSFEEVRRLRDEILQLRGDKSSLITVVGSKADLTETEGRVLLAVDVMTTVEGEWDANFVEASARTGSNTVGVFSALLQQVNLPHGLSPAVGRRRDTLPRPAVKKRPPLKKNNSCILS